A genomic segment from Diadema setosum chromosome 11, eeDiaSeto1, whole genome shotgun sequence encodes:
- the LOC140234570 gene encoding scaffold protein ILK-like translates to MDDIFSQIRDGNAVYVRVWLDKVENDPNQGDDHGFSPMHWACKEGRTNIVDMLLSRGAKINATNMGDDTALHLAAAHGHRDIVLKLLQHRADINAMNEHGNTPLHYACFWNYELICEDLINNGAMVALGNKDDDTPLDKAKEDVATKLRERAANMGQDLNKIQYRNNWSGTKTRSRDGTLSRFAGIDLKHVKLQNKINASPTGDMWKGIWQGTSVMAKVLKVNNVTSRISREFGEEFPRLRIFSHPNIHPVLGCVNQPPNLVVLSEHLQHGSLFHVLHEASGIVVDHGQMVSFSLDIARGMSFLHAMDPLIPRYYLNSKNIMIDEDLTAKINMGDTRFSFQNRAKLFNPAWMAPEALQRSAENMNSRSADMWSFAILIWELVTREVPFAGLSAMEIGMKIACEGLRVELPPGTSPHMAKLIKICMNEDATKRPRFDMILPILDKMRTV, encoded by the exons ATGGATGATATTTTCTCACAGATTCGGGATGGAAATGCTGTCTACGTCAGAGTCTGGCTTGATAAAGTGGAGAACGATCCCAATCAAGG CGATGACCATGGCTTTAGTCCCATGCACTGGGCCTGCAAGGAAGGCAGAACAAACATTGTCGACATGCTACTTAGCCGGGGAGCCAAAATCAACGCTACCAACATGGGTGATGACACGGCACTGCACTTAGCAGCAGCTCATGGACACAGAGACATTGTCTTAAAG CTGCTGCAGCACAGGGCAGATATCAATGCAATGAATGAACACGGCAACACACCTCTTCACTACGCCTGCTTCTGGAATTATGAACTGATTTGTGAG GACTTGATCAACAACGGAGCTATGGTAGCCTTAGgaaacaaagatgatgacacaCCATTGGACAAAGCCAAGGAAGATGTGGCCACCAAGCTGAGAG AAAGAGCAGCGAACATGGGACAAGATCTGAACAAGATTCAATACAGAAACAACTGGAGTGGCACAAAGACAAGAAGTC GCGATGGAACGCTGTCAAGATTTGCTGGCATCGATCTGAAGCATGTCAAGCTGCAGAACAAGATTAACGCCAGCCCCACAGGAGAT ATGTGGAAGGGCATCTGGCAGGGGACGTCGGTCATGGCCAAAGTCCTGAAGGTCAACAACGTGACCTCGCGCATCTCCCGAGAGTTCGGAGAGGAGTTCCCCCGCCTGAGGATCTTTTCCCACCCCAACATCCACCCCGTGCTGGGCTGCGTCAACCAACCTCCAAACCTGGTGGTCCTCAGTGAGCACCTACAGCATGGCTCTCTCTTCCATGTCCTCCATGAAGCATCAG GTATTGTTGTGGACCACGGCCAGATGGTCAGCTTTTCACTGGACATTGCTCGAGGGATGTCCTTCCTCCACGCCATGGACCCACTCATACCAAGATACTACCTCAACAGTAAAAACATTATG ATTGATGAGGACCTGACTGCCAAGATCAACATGGGTGACACGAGGTTCTCATTCCAGAACCGTGCCAAGCTCTTCAACCCTGCCTGGATGGCTCCCGAAG CTCTGCAGCGCTCAGCAGAAAACATGAACAGCCGGTCAGCAGACATGTGGAGCTTTGCCATCCTGATCTGGGAACTGGTGACGCGTGAAGTGCCATTTGCTGGTCTCTCAGCCATGGAAATCGGCATGAAG ATTGCCTGTGAGGGATTGAGGGTGGAACTTCCCCCGGGCACGTCACCCCACATGGCCAAACTGATCAAGATCTGCATGAATGAGGACGCCACCAAGAGGCCACGCTTCGACATGATCCTGCCCATCTTGGACAAGATGCGCACTGTGTAG